A genome region from Heyndrickxia acidicola includes the following:
- a CDS encoding AraC family transcriptional regulator, with product MDNWITDAFYKKRNEFSNSDFHSHTEFEIYRFHEGDCRYIIGNKIYYLQPGDIVVMNGLTLHRAFPSAESPYVRSVVSFSSEWIKPSLCKDLNLPELLEPFTKMDHVLLRMGDHEWLKTIDFLMIDIEKTKQNCDRIGHANCGSLTYRMHEGKFKMSLIQLLMIIYDLSQSYFLSDCDDCSEKEHRAFQIKKWIDQNYAKPLSLESIAVSLAISRSYMAALFKEVTDLSVMEYVMHCRLNAARYMLEMENKTIFDISVNVGFESVSHFSRYFKKKLGKTPTEYRKLIPKKLGQI from the coding sequence ATGGATAATTGGATTACGGATGCCTTTTATAAAAAAAGAAATGAATTTTCTAATTCAGATTTTCATTCTCATACAGAATTTGAAATTTACCGTTTCCATGAAGGAGATTGCAGATACATCATCGGAAATAAGATTTATTATCTTCAACCCGGTGATATCGTTGTGATGAATGGGTTAACATTGCATCGTGCATTTCCCTCTGCTGAATCTCCTTATGTAAGAAGTGTTGTCTCATTTTCGAGTGAGTGGATAAAACCTAGTTTATGTAAAGACCTCAATTTGCCGGAGCTTTTAGAACCTTTTACAAAAATGGATCATGTTTTGTTACGAATGGGTGATCATGAGTGGTTAAAAACAATTGATTTTCTTATGATAGATATTGAAAAAACAAAGCAAAATTGTGATCGTATTGGACACGCTAATTGTGGATCTCTTACATATCGAATGCATGAAGGGAAATTTAAAATGTCTTTAATCCAATTGTTAATGATAATCTATGATTTAAGTCAAAGTTATTTTCTCTCTGATTGTGATGATTGTTCAGAAAAGGAACATCGAGCCTTTCAAATTAAAAAATGGATTGATCAAAACTACGCAAAACCATTATCGCTGGAAAGTATTGCAGTTTCGTTAGCCATTAGTCGTTCATATATGGCTGCATTATTTAAAGAAGTGACAGACCTTTCAGTTATGGAATATGTTATGCATTGCCGCCTAAATGCTGCAAGGTATATGTTGGAGATGGAAAATAAAACAATTTTTGATATATCTGTTAATGTTGGATTTGAAAGTGTTTCTCATTTTAGTCGTTATTTCAAGAAAAAATTAGGGAAAACACCAACTGAATATCGAAAACTAATTCCGAAGAAATTAGGTCAAATATGA